One window from the genome of Nicotiana tomentosiformis chromosome 5, ASM39032v3, whole genome shotgun sequence encodes:
- the LOC138891959 gene encoding uncharacterized protein, protein MEDFLITKHYELWTIVNQGPLIPTKQNAQSEIFPKDPFEFVAADFRMMEKNAKAKKILICGLSPDEYNRIFVCSNMKQIWDALQTAHEGTNQVKRSRIELLMRNYELFSMKESEPI, encoded by the coding sequence ATGGAAGATTTCTTGATAACTAAACACTATGAACTATGGACCATAGTTAATCAAGGTCCTTTGATTCCTACTAAACAAAATGCACAAAGTGAAATATTTCCTAAGGACCCTTTCGAATTTGTGGCAGCAGATTTcagaatgatggagaagaatgcaaagGCTAAGAAAATCCTTATCTGTGGACTTAGTCCTGATGAGTACAATAGAATTTTTGTGTGCTCTAATATGAAACAGATATGGGATGCACTCCAAACTGCTCATGAAGGAACAAATCAAGTAAAGAGATCAAGGATTGAACTACTCATGAGAAATTATGAGCTTTTCTCCATGAAGGAGTCTGAGCCCATCTAG